ACGCCGCGGCGCGAGAGAGCGAGCGCGCCCGCGCTCAGGAGCGCGCGTCCTCGAGCGAAGCGGCCTCCCTGCAGGCCCGCCTCGACTCCGCCGAGGGCTCCCTGCGCGAGGCCCAGGAGAACCTGCACCGTCTCGAGGCCGCCGCCTCGCGGGAAGTCGACCTTCTCCGCCAGAACGCCGCCCTGCGCAGCTCCCTCGACGCCCTCCAGTGCGAGGTCGAGGCGCAGGCGGAGCTCGTGGAGAAGGGCCGCCGCACCCTCGCCGCGGCCCTGCGCGCCCGCCGGCGCGCCCTCGCCGAGCGCCGGGCGGCGTTCGACGCCGTCGAGGAAGTCCGCTCCCGCGGCGGAGAACGCCTCGAGGCGGCGCGCGAGGTCTCCTTCCAGCGCGAGAAGGAGCTGCGCGATCGGGTCCTCAAGGACGAGGCCGAGCTGGACGCTCTGCGCCGCCAGCTCGCGCTCGAGCGGGCGGCCGCCGGACAGGCGGTGCGCGTCATGCGCGACGAACGCGACGCCTGGCGCCAGCGCGTGAGCAGCGCTCTCGACGAGTTCAGCGAGCACCGTCTCGAGCCCCTACGCGTGGACAAGCATCGCCTCGAGGACGAGCTCCTCGCGGCTCAGAAGGAGCTCCACCGCCTGCGGCAGGGCTCCGAGGACGAACGCCGCCGCCTCGAACTCGAGGTCCGCGGCCTCCAGGACCGCCTCGCGGCCCTGGCCGCCGAGGCCGATCTCCTGCGCTCTCAGCCCCCTCCCCTGGTGGAGCCGCCGCCCCCGCCTGCGCCTGTCGCCCCGGCGCCGGTCCCGACGCCCGAGCCCGCCGCGCCCCCCGAACCCGCCGAGACGGGCCTCCCCTCCATCGAGCCCGTGCTCGACCCCGCCTGGGCCCGCGTCGTCGAGCGCCTGCGCGCCTCGCTCACCTCCTCCTTCGCCTACCTGCGGCGCCTCGCCGCGGGCCGCCTGCCGGACGGCCAGAAGGCCCTGCTCAAGATGGCCGCCGGCGAGATCGTGAAGAGCCAGGACACCCTCCGGGTGCTCGCCGAGTACCTCGGAGACCCTCCCGAGGGGGTCCCGCACCGGGCCGAGACGACGCTGGACTCGGCCCTCACCGCCTGGGAGCCCGCCCTGCGCCGGCGCCGCATCGCGCTGGTCCGGCGCCTGGAGCCCTGCCCGCAGGTCCGCGTCCACCCCGAGACGCTGCGCATGGCCTTCTACCAGCTGCTGCGCAACGCCTACGAGGCGATGCCGCGCGGCGGGACCCTCACCGTGCGCTGCGCGGTCGGCGAGGGCGGGACGGTCGGCGCGACCTTCACGGACACCGGCGGGGGCTTCGTCGCGGACGCCTTCGCGCGCCTCTTCGAGCCCTTCTTCACGACCAAGGCCGGCCACCTCGGCCTCGGCCTCGCTTTCGCGCGCCGCGCCGCCGTCCGCTACGGCGGGACCCTCTCGGCCGAGAACGTCCTCGGCGGGGCCGCCGTCCGGCTCTCGCTTCCCCCCGCCGAAGCCGCCGCGGAAGAGCCCCCCGCCCTCGACCCGTCGAACCTCCAGGAGTAAGGCGCCAAGAGTGGTATCATAAAGGCCGATGAGCCTCCTGACCCGCTTTTTCCTGGCCCTCCTCCTGGCGGCGCTCCTGCCGGTGCTCATCGTCGGGTCCTGGTTCATGCGCTCCAACGAGCGCGCCGAGGAGAACGCCCGCCAGCTCCACCGCCAGATCGCCGTCCTCTCCGCGGACATGGTCGAGAAGGCCGCGCAGGACATGAACCGCGCCTTCGGCTTCGTCCTCGACCTCGAGCGCGGCGGACGCCACAGCGAGACCGACGACCTTCGCATCCTCCAGCAGACGGTGACGACGCATCCGTCCTTCGTCCTCCTCTCCCTGCTCGACCGCGAGGGCCGGGAGGCCATCAAGATCTCGGATAAGACGCTCTTCCCCGAGCTCGACCGCGTGGACCGCTCGAGCGACGCCGTCGTCGCGGCCGCGCGCCTGAACGGGAAGGTCTCGCTGGGGAAGGTCGAGCTGCGCCAGGGGAACCCCGTGCTCCCGCTCGCCTACCCCCTGAGCACCGGCCGCTGCCTCTACGCGACCTACGACCTCAACTCGCTCTGGAAGCGGCTCCAGGGCCTGCACGTGGGCGACGGCGGCCGCGTCCTGCTGGCCGCGGCCGACGGCTCCCCGCTCCCCGGCATCGCCGACCCCGCCCTCCCCGCGGCCTGGAAGACGCCGCCCATCGGAGAGGACAGCATCGGCTGGTACGACGAGATGGAGCTCAAGTCCCAGCCCTTCGTCGGCGCCTACGCGGTCACCCCCTCCTTCGGCTGGCGCGTGCTCACGCTGCAGCCGCGCAAGGAGGCCTACGCCATCGGCGAGGGCTTCCGCCTGCGCGCGGCGGTGTTCCTCCTCCTGCTGATGGTCCTCGTCGTCGCCTTCGCCTACTGGCTCGCCGGCAAGCTCGCCCGGCCGCTGGCCTCGCTCATCGCCGCGGCCCGGCGCGTCGCGAAGAACGACTTCTCGGTCAAGGTCCCCGAGCCCGGCTGGGGAGAGCTCAACGAGCTCGCGAAGGCCTTCAACGACATGATGGGGACGCTCCAGAACTACGAGGAGCTCCAGGTGGAGAAGCTCCTCGAGGAGAAGGCCAAGATCGAGGCGCTCATCCAGACCATCCCCGACGGCATCCTGCTCGCGAGCTTCGACGGCTCCATCGCCTACATGAACTCCTCGTCGAAGACGATCCTGCACAGCCCCCAGGACTCCACCCCGAAGAACGTCCACGAGGTCATGACGCAGCCGGTCCTGCGAGAGATGCTCACGGCCCTGCTCGGCCGCCGCCGCCGCCTGTCGAACGCCGAGCTCGAGATGCTCGACGAGAACGGCGCGCCCATCGGCCACTTCGCCTGCCGCGGCGTCACCGTGCTCAAGGACCGCCGGGAGATCGGCGTGCTGCTCCTGATGCACGACGTCACCGCCCAGAAGCAGCTCGACCGCATGAAGGAGGACTTCTTCCACTCCATCGTCCACGACCTGCGCAACCCGGTCGCGACGATCGAGGGCTTCATGCAGATGCTCCTCTCCCGCGGCAACCTGACCGACCAGGAGAAGAGCTACATCGACTACGTGAACCGCTCGACCGAGCGGCTGCGCGACATGGTCGACAACATCCTCACCCTCTCGAAGATCGAATCGGGCACGATGTCGATCGCGGCGAAGCCGATCTTCCCCTCCGAGCTGATCAAGCGCTCCCACGGCATCCAGCTCATCCTGGCCGAGCGGCAGGGCGTGGCGCTCGTCGCCGAACCGGGGCCGGACCCCGCCGAGCCCCTCCACTGCGATCTCGCGCTCATCGAACGCGTGTTCGGCAACCTCGTGGGCAACGCCCTCAAGTTCACGAAGAAGGGCGGGCGCATCATCATGCGCTCGCACGCCCAGGGCTCGGAGGTCGTCTTCTCGGTCACGGACACCGGCCCCGGCATCCCGGCCGACAAGATCGCGCTCGTCTTCGAGAAGTTCCGCCAGCTCGCCGGGTCCCACCAGCGCTCGGGCTACGGCGTCGGCCTCTCCGCCAGCAAGAAGATCGTCGAGCTCCACGGCGGGCGCATCTGGGCGGAGTCTCCGGAAGGTCAGGGCGCGACCTTCAGCTTCCGCCTGCCGCTGCGTCCGGCGGCGCCCGTCGCCGCCGTGCCTCAGACCTAGTCGGCGATCGTCAGGCTCCGTCGGCGGGCGCCGACGCTCAGCTCATAGCGGCCGGGATAAGGAAGCCTCAGCTCGAAGCGCCCGTCCCCTCCGCATCCGGCCGCATCGGTGTAGACGAAGGGCCGGCCCTGCCCGCTCGTCAGCCGGACGGAGGCCTGCACGGCCTCCCCGGGCCGGCAGCGGCCGCGGACCGGAGCGCCCTCGACCACCTCGAAGAGCTTGAACGCGTGGACGCCGCCCCGGGAATGCGGGGATTCGTAGACCAGCCGGAAGCCTTCGACCGCGGGGACGGACCGGGAGCCCGCGACCGCCCGGGAGCCGTCCAGAGCGTAGAGCCGCAGATACACCGACTCCCACATCGCCGGAGGGATCTCCAGCGTCCCGGGACCTTCCTTCAGCCGGTGGCCGGGGATGCCGAAGGTCCGCGCGTAGAACGGCAGCAGTCCGTTCGCGAGCAGCTCCGGCAGGAGGACGTAGCGCATCCGCCGCTCGCGGAGGAAGCGGACGGCCTCACGAGCGTCCTTGATGAAGAAGAACCCGATGGACTCGTCGATCTCGGCGGGGAGGGTGTGCATGTTGGCGGCCAGGGCGGGGCGCTGCGCGATCGCCGCGACCTCCCCTCCCATGGAGTGAAGGGCGAAGACCCCGTACTCGGGCGCGCCTTCGTCGGAGTACAGGGACCGGGTCGCCGGAGTGTTGTCGCGGATCCACTCGCAGGCCGCCTGCAGGTCTCCGTCTCCGAGCGTGCGCGCCTGCCGCTCGGCGACGCCCCTTGCGAAGCGCAGCTGCGGAGACAGGGAGGCGATCAGCGCGGCCGAAGCGGCGACCTTCGCGAGGGGACGGATGGGCGCGCGCAGCGCCGAGAGCTTCCCCCAGAGCCGGTCCGCGGTCCAGCCCGCCAGGAGGCAGAACGGCAGGGTGAGATGGTAAACGTAGCGGAGCTGGCCGACGGCCAGCAAGGCGGTCGTCGCGAGCCAGACCATGAGCAGACGGCTCGAGGTCGTCCCTCCCTCCCGTGCCAGAGCGACGACGCCGATGGGGAGCAGCAGGAGCAGACCCCCGAACTGGTCCCAGGCGTTGTGCGGAGCGAAGGCGCCTCGCACGGACAGGAACGGCTGCATCTCGACGGCGAGGCGCGCGAGCGTCTTCGAACCCGCGAGGAAGTGCGCGAACGACCCCATGGACCCGAAGAGCAGCAGGACCCCCAGGGCGCCCGCCGCGGCGAACGCGGACGCCGTGAGGGCGTCCCAGCCCCGGCGGATGCGCCGGTGGATCCCGAAGGTCAGCCCCGCCAGGACGAGGCAGAGCGCGGGCTGGAACAGCGTCGGGGCGTCGAAGTCCATGCGCCCCGCGCGGACCCAGGGATTCCCGGCCGTCAGGGCGAGGAGGAACGGGACCTGCCCGGCGAAGACGACGGCGAGCCAGGCGCGCCGCTCCGACGCTCCGTCGGCGCCGCCGCAGCGCATGTCCCACGCGAAGACGAGGAACAGGATGAGCTGGAAGACGAAGGAGCCTTCCCACGACAGCATCCCCCAGGAGAGGAGGGCGGCCGCGGAGAACGCCCGGAGCGCCGGCCGTCCGGCGTCGTCGCGGCCGAGGAGACCGAGGCACGGGAACAGGGCCAGGACGAACGGAAGGTTCTCGATGCAATGATGGTCCGGACGGCCCAGCAGCGTGTTCTGGACGGACATCGGGGACAGGGCGGCGAACAGCAGGGCGGCGAGCGCCGCCCACTCGCCGAAGAGGCGCCTCGCGAGCAGGTAGAAGGCGGCCAGCGTCGCGACCCCGAGGACCGGCGGGGCGAGCGCGGCCGTCGTCTGAACGAGGAGAGGGCCCGGATGCCCCGCGCCGACGACGAGCGCGAGGGCCGAGAGGGCCAGGTCATGGAGCGGCGGCCAGATGCAGAGATAGCCCCCGGGATACCCGAGGTAGGGGTCGAAGGTCGGCAGGAAGGGGAAATTCGCGATGCCGACGAGGATCCTGCGCAGATGATAGTAGTCGTCCGTGTCGAGGAACAGGACCCTCCCGTCGCGGAAGACGGAACTCCAGCCCGACACGCGCACGGCGAACGCCAGAGCCAGCAGCGCGAGGAGGGAGCCCCGGCGGGAGAGCGCCCCCTTCACCGCGCGGCGGAACGGAGGCGGATCTTCGTCAGCAGGTCGTTCAAGAGCCGGAAGACGGGGAGCGCGGGGTCGACGTCGTAGGTGCACGAGGGGATCGCGACGGCCCCTTGAGGGGCGTTGAAGGCGTACGTCCGTTCCTGCCCGTCGAAGGCCGTCGGACAGGTCCCGGAGAACCTGCGGGCCATGACCGCCTCGAAATCGGTCTTCCGCACGGCGGCCTTCAGCGACGAGAGCTCCCGCGCGCTCAAGCGGCCTTCCCGAAGAGCGGAGCGCCCGTCCTTCCAGACCCAGCGGCCGTCCCTTCCGATCACGACCTCGGAGGAGCACTCCCCGCGGGGACACAGGCCCCCGCGGTCCGTGACCTTCACGAGCCCCTCAAAGGACGCGGCCGGCCGGGCGGCCTCCGCGCGGCCGGGCGCGAGGGACGCGGCGAGCAGAAGCAGGACGGCGAGGGCCGTCCACCCGGTGTTCTTCATCTTCAGAAGCGGACTTCTAGGCCCCCGCGGTACGCTCGGCCGGGCATGGGGACATCGGAGGTCTCCTCGCGGTACTTGTTGCTGAGGTTGTCGACCGCGAAGAAGCCGGTCCAGCGGCCCAGGAAGCGCGCGCGGACGACGGTGCCGAGGACGTGATAGGCCGGGAGCATGCCGAGGGTGCCTCCGGAATAGCGCCGTTGTCCCACCCAGAGGTTGTGGAGGTCCCAGTCCAGCCAGGGCCGCGGCTGGAGAGTCAGCCCGGCGGTGAACTTGTGCTCGGGTGCATAGAGGAGCTGCCCCTGCACCTGAGCCGCCAGGATCCCGGTCCCGCGCTGGGTGATGGTGTTGTTCGTCGTCTGCTGGAAGGAGTGGTTCCCGTAGAGGCGGAGCGGGGGCAGGAGCCGCTCGCTGATCTCCGTCTCGACTCCCCAGATGGACGCGGAGCCGCTGTTGAGGACCTTCAAGGCGTTGGCGGGACCGCGCAGCCCGAGGATGTCCTTGGCCTCGTTGTTGAAATAGGTCACGCCGAGATGGTGGCGGTCCGCGGCCTGAAACTCCACCTTCGCCTCGACGGTCTGGAGGGACTCCGGGGTGAGCTCGGGGTTCTCGGCGATGGTGAGTCCGCCGGCTCTCCTCTCGTAGACCTCGCCGAAGTTGGGAGCGCGGAAGGAGCGGCCGTAGGAGCTCTTCAGGGTCCAGTGCTCTCCGAGGGTGTAGACGAGGCCGGCGCGCGGAGAGAAGAAGCTCGGCGACAGGGAGTTCTTGTCCCAGCGGCCGCCCGCCTGGAGGTAGAGGTCGGGCAGCGGACGCATCTCGAGCTGGGCGAAATAGCCCTGCTCGGTGATGTCGTGACGGTCGGCGTCCGTCACGTCCTCCCAGTTGTTGCGCAGCTGCACTCCGGACACCAGGGAATAGTCCTCCAGGAAGGACCAGGTCGCCTGCAGCTCCCCGCCGACCCGGTAGCTCGTGAGTATCCCGAGGAAGCTCTGCGCCTCGTAGTAGTTCCAGTACGCCCGGGGCACGAGCTCCAGCGTCTCCACGGGCTTCCAGGACGCGGAGGTGTTGGCGAAGTACTCGGCGTAGTGCGTGTCGTTATGGGTGCTGGGCGCGCTGCGCGTCATGGAGTACTGATGGATGCCCTGGTCGTAGCCCAGGGAGAGCTCCGCGGGGCCGCGGTCGAGCCGGAGGAAGAGGTTCCCGGCGTAGGTGGATTCGTTGCTGTTGACCAGATGCGGGCCCTGGGACTGGTAATAGCGGCCGGAGACGAACATCGCGGACTCCCGTTCCTGCCACTCGCGCCCGTACTCCGCCCCCCCCTCCTTCGTGTCGAAGGAGCCGTAGCTCCCCCGCGCGCGCAGGCCGGGGTCGGTCCGTCCGCTCTTGGTGAAGATCTGGATGACCCCGTCCATGGCGTTGGTCCCGTAGAGGGAGGAGGCGGGCCCCTTGAGGATCTCGATGCGGCGGATCTTGTCGATGGAGATGCGCTCGTCCGGGTCGAAGGAGCCGAAGAAGTAGTCGTTGACCGGCCGGCCGTCCATGAGCAGGAGGATGCGCTTGTTCGTGTGGGTGGAGCTGCCGTTGAGGCCGCGGTTGTCGACGTGCACGACCTCGTAATCGGCGGCGCCGGTGGCCGAGTTGCTCACGCGCACGTCCATCCCCGGGACCAGGCGGAGGATGTCGGCCAGACTCCGCGCGCCCAGGCGCTTGAGGTCCTCCGCGGTGAAGACGGTCATCGAGGCCGCGACCGTGCGCAGCTTCTGGGGCTTGCGCCCGGCGGTCGTGACGATGGCCTCCTGCTCGAAGAAGTCGAAATCCGACTTCGAGGCGTCCTCCGCCTGCGCGGGAATCGCCGACAGAAGGGCGAGCAACGCGAGTAGCCTTCCCATTTGTTCCGTTTATAGCATTTCCGGTCGCGCGGCTAACATCCACTTATCGAGGCAGTGCTCGCATCATCTTGACGAGCGTCGATCCTGAAAGGATTCACGCTTTCCGGCGGAGGATGTTGATCTCGATGCGTCGGTTGGCGTTGCGGCCTTCCGGGGTGTCGTTGGGCTTGATCGGCCGGTACGCGCCGAAGCCGATGGCCGAGAGGCGCGAGGAGGGCACCCCGTAGGCCTCGAAGTACTTGAGGATGGTGAAGGCGCGCGCGGCGGAGAGCTCCCAGTTCGTGCGGAAATAGGAGCTCCGCCCCAGAGGGCGGTCGTCGGTGTGTCCCTCGATCTGGATGGGGTTGGGGAGCTCGGAGAGGGCCTCCGCGAGCTTGATGAGATGCGGCGTGGAGCTCTCCTTGAGGCGGTCGCTGCCCGACTCGAAGAGGATGGGAGAGAGGAACACGATGCGCATGTTGTCCTCGGTCACCTCGATGCGGGCGATCTGCTGGATGCCGTGCTTGGAGAAGAGCTCCTTGAGCACGGTGCTCTCCTTGCCGAACTGCTCCTCGACTCCCTGCAGGCTCATCTGGAGGCTCACGCTCTTCGTCGCGACGGCCGCGTAGAGGAGCAGGAAGAAGATGACGAGGTAGCTCATCAGGTCGCCGTAGGTGACGGCCCACAGGGCGCTCTTGTTGAGCTGGGATTCGAGGTCTTCTTCGCGCTCCTCCCAGGAACTCACGCGGCGGCCTCCGGCGAGCGCAGGCCCGAAGCCATGTCGAGGCGCCGCTGCTCGGAGTAGGAGGCCAGGTGCAGCTCGACGAGGTAGGGGGCCTTGCCCGAGGTGATGTCGAGCACGCCCTCGAGCACGATCTCGAGGATGAGGGTCTCGCGCATCGCGGTGAGACGGAGCTGCCCGGCGACGGGGACGCAGAGCAGGTTCGCCATGCCGATGCCGATGAACGCCGAGGAGAGGGCGAGCGCCATGTAGGGCCCCATCTTGGAGGGGTCGGAGAGCGTGCTGAGCACGTGGATCATGCCGAGCAGGGTGCCCATGATGCCGAACATCGGCGAGAGCACGCTGACCGTGCGCCAGAAGTTCGCGTCCTCCTGGCGGGCGAGGCGGCGGTGCTTGATCTCCTTCTCCATGATGCGGCGCGTCTCGTCGGACTCCCCGGTCGAGATGGCGACCATGATCGCCCGGTTGACGAAGCCGTCGAGGATCCCGCGGCCCTCGTCGCGCAGGGCGAGGAGGCCGCCTCCTCCCTGGGCGACGCGCGCGAGGCGCACGCCCTCGGCGACCGCCTCGTCGACGCTCATCTCGCGCTGCGGCAGGAGCAGGCGCAGCAGGGCCTTGAGCGCGCTGAAGCTCGTGCCGATGGGCGTGCTGATGAGCATGGCCGCGAAGGTCCCGCCCACGACGACGAGGATGCCGTGGCCGTTGACGAAAGCCTGGCCCGCGCTCTTGCCGATGATGTTCGAGAGCACGATGGCCAGCCCGCCGAGCAGACCGATCCAGACTCCGATGTTCATCTTCCCCTCCCCGTCTCGTTACGCAGGATGTAGCCGACCCGGATGACGGCCTCGATGCGGCGGCCGGCGTCTCCGAGCTTGCGGCGCAGATTCTCGATGTGCTTGTCGACGGTGCGCGTCGTCATCGTCGGGTCCCCGCCCCAGACCTGCTCCAGCAGGATGCTGCGCGTGAGCACGCGGTTCGACTGGCGGATGAGGTAGACGAGGAGGTCGAACTCCAGGCGCGTGAGCTCGATCTCGTTGGCCTTCACCCTGCAGACGCGCTGGTCGAGGAACACGCTCACGTCCGAGAAGCGCAGGACCTCCTCCGGCGGAGCGGAGGCGGCGGTGCGGCGCAGGAAGCCGTCGATGCGGACCAGCAGGAAGTCCGGGTCGAAGGGCTTCACGAGGTATTCATCGGCGCCCGAGTGGAAGCCCGCGACCACGTCCGCGGTCTCCTTGAGCGCCCCCGACATGGCGATGATGACGAGGTTGCGGGTCTGCTCGCTGTTGCGCAGGACGCGGATGATCTCCTTGCCGTCCATGCCCGGGAGCTGCATGTCGAGGAGGACGACGTCCGGCTTCGTCTTGAGCATCGCGTCGAAAAAGCGGCCGGCGGTCGGATGCAGCGAGGTCTTATAGCCCTTCGTCGAGAGGAGCTTGACGAGGTAGTCCCCCATCTCGGGGTCGTCCTCGACGACCGCGACCGAGGGGCTCCCCGAGGAAGCGCCTCCTCCGGACGCGGTCCGATCGCGGCCGGCCGAGGGAGGCATCAGCTCCGCGGCCCCTTCTTCAGCGCGCTCTCGACGCGCGCAAGGAGGTCGTGGACCTCGAAGGGCTTGACCACGTAGTCGTCGGCCCCGGCCGCGAGCCCCTCGGAGACGGGGCCGAACTCGGCGCGGACCGTGCAGAGGATGATCGGCGTCCCCGGGCGGGGGCCCGCGCCGCGGATGCGGCGGCAGATGTCGATGCCCGTCATGTCGGGGAGGTGGACGTCGAGGACCACGAGGTCGGGAGACTTCTCCGCGTAGAGCGCGAGGCCCTCCTCGCCGTTGACGGCCGCGTGGACCTCGTAGCCGGCCCCTCCGAGCACGTCCTTGAGGACGGCGCGGAAGTCTTCGTCGTCCTCGACGACCAGGAGC
The window above is part of the Elusimicrobiota bacterium genome. Proteins encoded here:
- a CDS encoding ATP-binding protein; this translates as MDDPNLERSRAMMRRTLLEMESLRRAAAPPGERRRYTGPRAWRLLRRTLERVQQVLGRVREGSWPDPVSSRPEWERRRRELEARSLRAESAQRELERRRQSDGAEWDRVFSELEAVQEGWLLLQKELPAGDPAATLAALQERLARVEVLFGELLEEESQLQRERALVDRLWRWLSGVWVPAAEEGIPEGAAQEAWSSMRRRVGDLDRRWRSSLLDLKRVLTEEESSRWRERCEEAERRADALSRDLLALREGRLAEGSPSSLEPQLAAQGKALEDARARLQQERAEKEALAGDSRRLEEKVLSLERGLENARRKRKEAELLRDAAARESERARAQERASSSEAASLQARLDSAEGSLREAQENLHRLEAAASREVDLLRQNAALRSSLDALQCEVEAQAELVEKGRRTLAAALRARRRALAERRAAFDAVEEVRSRGGERLEAAREVSFQREKELRDRVLKDEAELDALRRQLALERAAAGQAVRVMRDERDAWRQRVSSALDEFSEHRLEPLRVDKHRLEDELLAAQKELHRLRQGSEDERRRLELEVRGLQDRLAALAAEADLLRSQPPPLVEPPPPPAPVAPAPVPTPEPAAPPEPAETGLPSIEPVLDPAWARVVERLRASLTSSFAYLRRLAAGRLPDGQKALLKMAAGEIVKSQDTLRVLAEYLGDPPEGVPHRAETTLDSALTAWEPALRRRRIALVRRLEPCPQVRVHPETLRMAFYQLLRNAYEAMPRGGTLTVRCAVGEGGTVGATFTDTGGGFVADAFARLFEPFFTTKAGHLGLGLAFARRAAVRYGGTLSAENVLGGAAVRLSLPPAEAAAEEPPALDPSNLQE
- a CDS encoding ATP-binding protein — translated: MSLLTRFFLALLLAALLPVLIVGSWFMRSNERAEENARQLHRQIAVLSADMVEKAAQDMNRAFGFVLDLERGGRHSETDDLRILQQTVTTHPSFVLLSLLDREGREAIKISDKTLFPELDRVDRSSDAVVAAARLNGKVSLGKVELRQGNPVLPLAYPLSTGRCLYATYDLNSLWKRLQGLHVGDGGRVLLAAADGSPLPGIADPALPAAWKTPPIGEDSIGWYDEMELKSQPFVGAYAVTPSFGWRVLTLQPRKEAYAIGEGFRLRAAVFLLLLMVLVVAFAYWLAGKLARPLASLIAAARRVAKNDFSVKVPEPGWGELNELAKAFNDMMGTLQNYEELQVEKLLEEKAKIEALIQTIPDGILLASFDGSIAYMNSSSKTILHSPQDSTPKNVHEVMTQPVLREMLTALLGRRRRLSNAELEMLDENGAPIGHFACRGVTVLKDRREIGVLLLMHDVTAQKQLDRMKEDFFHSIVHDLRNPVATIEGFMQMLLSRGNLTDQEKSYIDYVNRSTERLRDMVDNILTLSKIESGTMSIAAKPIFPSELIKRSHGIQLILAERQGVALVAEPGPDPAEPLHCDLALIERVFGNLVGNALKFTKKGGRIIMRSHAQGSEVVFSVTDTGPGIPADKIALVFEKFRQLAGSHQRSGYGVGLSASKKIVELHGGRIWAESPEGQGATFSFRLPLRPAAPVAAVPQT
- a CDS encoding STT3 domain-containing protein; this encodes MKGALSRRGSLLALLALAFAVRVSGWSSVFRDGRVLFLDTDDYYHLRRILVGIANFPFLPTFDPYLGYPGGYLCIWPPLHDLALSALALVVGAGHPGPLLVQTTAALAPPVLGVATLAAFYLLARRLFGEWAALAALLFAALSPMSVQNTLLGRPDHHCIENLPFVLALFPCLGLLGRDDAGRPALRAFSAAALLSWGMLSWEGSFVFQLILFLVFAWDMRCGGADGASERRAWLAVVFAGQVPFLLALTAGNPWVRAGRMDFDAPTLFQPALCLVLAGLTFGIHRRIRRGWDALTASAFAAAGALGVLLLFGSMGSFAHFLAGSKTLARLAVEMQPFLSVRGAFAPHNAWDQFGGLLLLLPIGVVALAREGGTTSSRLLMVWLATTALLAVGQLRYVYHLTLPFCLLAGWTADRLWGKLSALRAPIRPLAKVAASAALIASLSPQLRFARGVAERQARTLGDGDLQAACEWIRDNTPATRSLYSDEGAPEYGVFALHSMGGEVAAIAQRPALAANMHTLPAEIDESIGFFFIKDAREAVRFLRERRMRYVLLPELLANGLLPFYARTFGIPGHRLKEGPGTLEIPPAMWESVYLRLYALDGSRAVAGSRSVPAVEGFRLVYESPHSRGGVHAFKLFEVVEGAPVRGRCRPGEAVQASVRLTSGQGRPFVYTDAAGCGGDGRFELRLPYPGRYELSVGARRRSLTIAD
- a CDS encoding TonB-dependent receptor, which translates into the protein MGRLLALLALLSAIPAQAEDASKSDFDFFEQEAIVTTAGRKPQKLRTVAASMTVFTAEDLKRLGARSLADILRLVPGMDVRVSNSATGAADYEVVHVDNRGLNGSSTHTNKRILLLMDGRPVNDYFFGSFDPDERISIDKIRRIEILKGPASSLYGTNAMDGVIQIFTKSGRTDPGLRARGSYGSFDTKEGGAEYGREWQERESAMFVSGRYYQSQGPHLVNSNESTYAGNLFLRLDRGPAELSLGYDQGIHQYSMTRSAPSTHNDTHYAEYFANTSASWKPVETLELVPRAYWNYYEAQSFLGILTSYRVGGELQATWSFLEDYSLVSGVQLRNNWEDVTDADRHDITEQGYFAQLEMRPLPDLYLQAGGRWDKNSLSPSFFSPRAGLVYTLGEHWTLKSSYGRSFRAPNFGEVYERRAGGLTIAENPELTPESLQTVEAKVEFQAADRHHLGVTYFNNEAKDILGLRGPANALKVLNSGSASIWGVETEISERLLPPLRLYGNHSFQQTTNNTITQRGTGILAAQVQGQLLYAPEHKFTAGLTLQPRPWLDWDLHNLWVGQRRYSGGTLGMLPAYHVLGTVVRARFLGRWTGFFAVDNLSNKYREETSDVPMPGRAYRGGLEVRF
- a CDS encoding flagellar motor protein MotB, with product MSSWEEREEDLESQLNKSALWAVTYGDLMSYLVIFFLLLYAAVATKSVSLQMSLQGVEEQFGKESTVLKELFSKHGIQQIARIEVTEDNMRIVFLSPILFESGSDRLKESSTPHLIKLAEALSELPNPIQIEGHTDDRPLGRSSYFRTNWELSAARAFTILKYFEAYGVPSSRLSAIGFGAYRPIKPNDTPEGRNANRRIEINILRRKA
- a CDS encoding MotA/TolQ/ExbB proton channel family protein, translated to MNIGVWIGLLGGLAIVLSNIIGKSAGQAFVNGHGILVVVGGTFAAMLISTPIGTSFSALKALLRLLLPQREMSVDEAVAEGVRLARVAQGGGGLLALRDEGRGILDGFVNRAIMVAISTGESDETRRIMEKEIKHRRLARQEDANFWRTVSVLSPMFGIMGTLLGMIHVLSTLSDPSKMGPYMALALSSAFIGIGMANLLCVPVAGQLRLTAMRETLILEIVLEGVLDITSGKAPYLVELHLASYSEQRRLDMASGLRSPEAAA
- a CDS encoding response regulator transcription factor; protein product: MPPSAGRDRTASGGGASSGSPSVAVVEDDPEMGDYLVKLLSTKGYKTSLHPTAGRFFDAMLKTKPDVVLLDMQLPGMDGKEIIRVLRNSEQTRNLVIIAMSGALKETADVVAGFHSGADEYLVKPFDPDFLLVRIDGFLRRTAASAPPEEVLRFSDVSVFLDQRVCRVKANEIELTRLEFDLLVYLIRQSNRVLTRSILLEQVWGGDPTMTTRTVDKHIENLRRKLGDAGRRIEAVIRVGYILRNETGRGR
- a CDS encoding response regulator transcription factor, with amino-acid sequence MSARLLVVEDDEDFRAVLKDVLGGAGYEVHAAVNGEEGLALYAEKSPDLVVLDVHLPDMTGIDICRRIRGAGPRPGTPIILCTVRAEFGPVSEGLAAGADDYVVKPFEVHDLLARVESALKKGPRS